ACAGCGTAAGCAGAGGGCGCAGAGGAGCCTCGATGCCATCGAACGAAAACGCCTTCCACACGGCACTCGAACTGGTGCTGAGCCTCGACCCGACGCTGATGGCTATCATCCTGCTATCGCTGCAGGTATCGCTGAGCGCCGTGCTGATTGCCGCGTTGATTGCCCTGCCGCTGGGGGCGGCGCTCGCGCTGTGGCGCTTTCCCTGTCGCGGCACCCTGATCGTGATCCTCAACGCCTTCATGGGTCTGCCGCCGGTGGTCGCCGGGCTTGCGGTCTACCTGATGCTCTCCCGCGCCGGCCCCCTGGGTAGCCTTGGGCTGCTCTTCACCCCCTCCGCCATGGTCATCGCCCAGGTGCTGCTGGTGCTGCCGATCATTGCCGCGCTCTCGCGGCAGATG
This DNA window, taken from Halomonas sp. TA22, encodes the following:
- a CDS encoding ABC transporter permease, with the translated sequence MPSNENAFHTALELVLSLDPTLMAIILLSLQVSLSAVLIAALIALPLGAALALWRFPCRGTLIVILNAFMGLPPVVAGLAVYLMLSRAGPLGSLGLLFTPSAMVIAQVLLVLPIIAALSRQMVEELLGEYREQLHSFGLSRLRMMPTLLWDARFGLTTVVLAGFGRASAEVGAVLIVGGNIDGVTRVMTTAIALETNRGNLPLALGLGLVLLCLVAMVNGAAYLLGESAKRRLG